A stretch of the Xiphophorus couchianus chromosome 15, X_couchianus-1.0, whole genome shotgun sequence genome encodes the following:
- the cdc40 gene encoding pre-mRNA-processing factor 17, whose product MSAAIASLASYGSDSDSENESESKTSIEKVDPDHPDATAHLKPLQSGPTMSLAVLNSAPEVAVKEAVETGIHLDPSLKEVTYNPTYETMFAPEFGPMNPYKSQQMSAPRNMLSGYAEPAHVNDFMFEQQRRTFSTYGYALDPSVDTHEASSCSYIGAVEEAEKNKGLTVFESGQKKPEKRKKVKGGDAGEIDNFLGPWAKYVDEKDVAKPSEEEQKELNEITAKRQKKGRNEDEAPGEEKTILHVKEMYDYQGRSYLHVPQDVGVNLRSTDAPDKCYLPKKQIHVWSGHTKGVSAIRLYPRSGHLLLSCSMDCKIKLWEVYGERRCLRTFIGHSKAVRDICFNNSGTQFLSAAYDRYLKLWDSETGQCISRFTNRKVPYCVKFNPDEDKQSLFVAGMSDKKIVQWDIRTSEVVQEYDRHLGAVNTITFVDENRRFVSTSDDKSLRVWEWDIPVDFKYIAEPSMHSMPAVTLSPNGKWLACQSMDNQILIFGAQNRFRLNKKKIFKGHMVAGYACQVDFSPDMSYVVSGDADGKLNIWDWKTTKLYHRIKAHDKVCISALWHPHETSKVITCGWDGQIKLWD is encoded by the exons ATGTCTGCCGCCATAGCTTCCCTCGCTTCGTACGGGAGTGATTCCGACTCCGAAAACGAGTCAGAATCCAAAACCAGTATCGAGAAAGTTGATCCGGATCATCCGGATGCCACGGCTCACCTTAAACCTCTGCAGTCTGGACCCACAATGTCTTTGGCTGTTCTTAATTCAGCCCCGGAGGTCGCTGTTAAG GAGGCTGTTGAGACTGGCATACACTTGGACCCTTCACTGAAAGAAGTCACTTATAACCCAACATATGAAACGATGTTCGCACCTGAG tttgGGCCAATGAATCCGTATAAGTCCCAGCAGATGTCGGCCCCAAGGAACATGCTGTCTGGCTATGCAGAACCTGCTCACGTCAACGATTTTATGTTTGAACAGCAAAGGAGGACTTTCTCTACTTATG GTTATGCTTTAGATCCTTCTGTTGACACACATGAAGCTTCCTCTTGTAGCTATATTGGTGCTGTGGAAgaggctgaaaaaaacaaag GACTGACTGTCTTTGAAAGTGGTCAGAAGAAGCcagagaaaaggaagaaggtCAAAGGTGGGGACGCAGGAGAGATTGACAACTTCCTGGGGCCGTGGGCGAAATATGTGGACGAAAAAGATGTGGCCAAACCGTCAGAg GAAGAGCAGAAAGAACTTAATGAGATCACTGCTAAAAGGCAAAAGAAGGGAAGGAATGAAGACGAGGCTCCAGGAGAAGAGAAGACCATTCTTCACG TCAAAGAGATGTATGACTACCAGGGCAGGTCATACCTCCATGTTCCACAGGATGTGGGCGTCAACTTACGCTCTACAGATGCTCCAGATAAATGTTACCTGCCAAAGAAACAGATTCATGTCTGGTCTGGACACACCAAG GGTGTCAGTGCTATCCGATTATATCCCAGGTCTGGTCatcttctgctctcctgttcCATGGACTGCAAGATCAAG CTGTGGGAGGTCTACGGAGAGAGGAGGTGTCTCCGCACATTTATTG GTCACAGCAAAGCAGTGCGAGACATTTGCTTCAACAACAGTGGGACTCAGTTCCTCAGTGCTGCATACGACCGCTACCTTAAACTGTGGGACTCTGAGACAG GCCAGTGTATCTCTCGCTTCACAAACAGGAAGGTACCCTACTGCGTCAAGTTCAATCCGGATGAGGACAAGCAGAGTCTTTTTGTGGCTGGGATGTCGGATAAGAAGATTGTTCAG TGGGACATCAGGACTAGCGAGGTAGTTCAGGAGTACGATCGCCACCTGGGTGCTGTCAACACCATCACCTTTGTTGACGAAAATCGCCGCTTTGTCAGCACGTCAGACGATAAGAGTTTGCGAGTCTGGGAGTG GGACATCCCTGTGGACTTCAAGTACATCGCTGAGCCCAGTATGCACTCCATGCCAGCTGTGACTCTATCTCCCAATG GTAAATGGCTGGCGTGCCAGTCCATGGACAACCAGATTCTTATCTTTGGAGCCCAGAATCGCTTCAgactgaacaaaaagaaaattttcaaaGGTCACATGGTAGCCGGCTACGCCTGCCAAGTGGATTTCTCCCCAGACATGAG ctATGTGGTATCGGGGGATGCAGATGGAAAGCTGAACATCTGGGACTGGAAGACCACCAAGCTCTATCACAGGATCAAGGCTCACGACAAAGTTTGCATCAGTGCTCTGTGGCATCCGCACGAAACCTCGAAGGTCATCACCTGTGGCTGGGATGGACAGATCAAACTCTGGGACTAA